The following are encoded together in the Kribbella sp. CA-293567 genome:
- a CDS encoding TIGR01777 family oxidoreductase has product MGLTSSAVVEAPRPEVFAWFQRPGAIVRLTPPWMPVRIKREATDLADGTAVLGFPLGLDWVARHSGAVAPAQFVDELDSAPLRWLVHWRHTHDFEEVPPNRTRVIDRIDSNVPAVMLRSMLAYRHRQLADDLAARDRAIEAGMRPLTVAMTGSHGTIGTALAALLTTNGHRVIRLVRGQAEGPDERRWDVETPDANLLQGVDAVIHLAGASIAGRFTPEHRKAVRDSRIGPTRQLARLAAETTDGPQVFVSASAIGYYGPDRGDEPLTEGSSRGDGFLASLVEDWEQATEPAAAAGLRVVNVRTGLAQTPAGGVLQLQYPLFAAGLGGPLGDGQQWQAWIGIDDLADIYHRCLYDADLSGPINAAAPEPVRNDEYSATLARVLHRPALLRVPALGPRLILGKEGTDELALASQRVLPRRLTDLGHTFRHPDLESALRHLLGRPVKAG; this is encoded by the coding sequence ATGGGTCTGACCAGCAGTGCCGTCGTCGAGGCACCCCGTCCCGAGGTGTTCGCGTGGTTCCAGCGGCCGGGGGCGATCGTGCGTCTCACCCCGCCCTGGATGCCGGTCCGGATCAAGCGCGAGGCGACCGATCTCGCGGACGGTACCGCGGTGCTCGGCTTCCCGCTCGGCCTGGACTGGGTGGCCCGGCACAGTGGTGCGGTCGCGCCCGCGCAGTTCGTCGACGAGCTGGACTCCGCGCCGCTGCGCTGGCTGGTCCACTGGCGCCACACGCACGACTTCGAAGAGGTGCCGCCGAACCGGACCAGGGTGATCGACCGGATCGACAGCAACGTGCCCGCTGTCATGCTGCGGTCGATGCTCGCCTACCGGCACCGGCAGCTGGCCGACGATCTCGCCGCTCGCGACCGGGCGATCGAGGCCGGGATGCGCCCGCTGACGGTCGCGATGACCGGCAGCCACGGCACGATCGGTACGGCGCTGGCCGCCTTGCTCACCACCAACGGCCACCGGGTGATCCGGCTGGTGCGCGGCCAGGCCGAGGGCCCGGACGAGCGGCGCTGGGACGTCGAGACCCCGGACGCGAACCTGTTGCAGGGCGTCGACGCGGTGATTCATCTCGCGGGCGCATCCATCGCCGGGCGGTTCACTCCCGAGCATCGCAAGGCCGTTCGGGACTCCCGGATCGGCCCGACCAGGCAGCTGGCGCGGCTCGCGGCGGAAACGACCGACGGCCCGCAGGTCTTCGTGTCGGCGTCTGCGATCGGTTACTACGGCCCTGACCGGGGAGACGAGCCGCTGACCGAGGGAAGTAGCCGGGGCGACGGCTTCCTGGCCTCCCTGGTCGAAGACTGGGAGCAAGCGACCGAACCGGCCGCAGCAGCCGGCCTGCGTGTCGTCAACGTCCGCACCGGTCTGGCGCAGACACCGGCCGGTGGAGTGCTGCAACTGCAGTACCCGCTTTTCGCTGCGGGACTGGGCGGACCGCTGGGTGACGGACAGCAGTGGCAGGCATGGATCGGGATCGACGACCTGGCCGACATCTACCACCGCTGCCTGTACGACGCGGACCTGTCCGGTCCCATCAACGCGGCCGCGCCGGAGCCGGTGCGCAACGACGAGTACTCCGCCACGCTCGCGCGCGTCCTGCACCGCCCGGCGCTGTTGCGAGTTCCGGCACTCGGCCCACGCCTGATCCTCGGGAAGGAAGGAACCGACGAGCTCGCGCTGGCTTCGCAGCGAGTGCTTCCCCGTCGGCTGACCGACCTCGGTCACACCTTCCGGCACCCCGACCTCGAGTCAGCCCTCCGTCACCTTCTCGGCCGGCCCGTCAAGGCCGGCTGA
- a CDS encoding MMPL family transporter — translation MPGPRFLLRSRRSAALVVLVGFAAAIGALLIAAPQAATPRSATGLSTTAESARVEQLQAELPGTEGSVALLVYSRADGSPLDDSGRQAVAKGTALARSKAVTDQGPPPQFSDDGKVALVVVTLPEQDDEATAATVDDLRSALGRDLPDGVVVNVTGPAAFGTDLTRVFDGADTRLLIVTAAVVALLLLLTYRSPGLVLIPLIVVGLTEQATISVADQVLARLGIPGGGQVSGIASVLVFGAATDYALLLIARYREELRLDQDVLVAMRAAVRRVAEPVLASGGTVIGALALLLLASTETLQGIAVACIIGVLFAMIATLLILPAALVLFGRRIFWPFVPKLGEAAREGKVWGRLGTAVARRPLAVLIAAGVLLGGMAIGIGGVRTGLAQNEQFRVEPEAVRGAKVLAAAFPAGTTEPLIVIGAASAADKIVAATKEVDGVAQVRPGRRTAELAEFQVVLSAEPGSEQSARVVEELRQRLHDLESAQALVGGGAAEDVDVKAADQRDRTLIMPLILALVGLVLLALLRSLLAPVLLVLTVVASFFASFGASWWLFEHVLDFPALDGTVILLSFLFLVALGVDYNIFLTTRAREEAGRDGTKDGMLAALRLTGGVITSAGLLLAAVFAVLGVLPLITLTQVGVIVCVGVLLDALVVRTVVVPALVFVLGDRFWWPGRPAQPARSAGLDGPAEKVTEG, via the coding sequence GTGCCAGGTCCACGCTTCCTTCTCCGCTCCCGCCGCTCGGCCGCCCTGGTCGTGCTGGTGGGGTTCGCCGCCGCGATCGGCGCGCTGCTGATCGCCGCGCCGCAGGCAGCCACGCCCCGCTCGGCGACCGGACTGTCCACCACGGCCGAATCCGCCCGCGTCGAGCAACTGCAGGCAGAGCTGCCCGGCACCGAGGGATCCGTCGCGCTCCTCGTCTACAGCCGAGCGGACGGCTCGCCGCTGGACGACTCCGGGCGGCAGGCGGTGGCCAAGGGCACGGCACTGGCCCGGTCCAAGGCCGTCACGGACCAGGGACCTCCGCCGCAGTTCTCCGACGACGGCAAGGTGGCGCTGGTCGTCGTCACCCTGCCCGAGCAGGACGACGAAGCGACCGCGGCGACCGTCGACGACCTGCGATCGGCGCTCGGCCGCGACCTGCCGGACGGCGTGGTCGTCAACGTCACCGGACCGGCCGCCTTCGGCACCGACCTGACCCGCGTCTTCGACGGCGCCGACACCAGGCTGCTGATCGTGACGGCCGCGGTGGTGGCTCTCCTGCTTCTCTTGACCTACCGCAGCCCGGGTCTGGTCCTGATCCCACTCATCGTGGTGGGGCTCACCGAACAGGCCACGATCAGCGTCGCCGACCAGGTCCTGGCCCGGCTGGGCATCCCGGGTGGCGGTCAGGTATCCGGTATCGCCAGTGTGCTGGTGTTCGGCGCGGCCACCGACTACGCGTTGCTGCTGATCGCGCGGTACCGCGAAGAACTTCGCCTCGACCAGGACGTCCTGGTCGCCATGCGCGCGGCCGTACGCCGAGTCGCCGAGCCCGTACTGGCCAGCGGCGGCACCGTGATCGGAGCCCTGGCTCTGCTGCTGCTCGCGAGCACGGAAACCCTGCAGGGCATCGCGGTTGCCTGCATCATCGGGGTGCTGTTCGCCATGATCGCCACGCTGCTGATCCTGCCGGCGGCCCTCGTGCTCTTCGGCCGGCGGATCTTCTGGCCGTTCGTACCGAAACTCGGCGAGGCCGCCCGTGAGGGCAAGGTGTGGGGCCGGCTGGGTACGGCGGTCGCCCGCAGGCCGCTCGCGGTGCTGATCGCCGCCGGCGTCCTGCTCGGCGGCATGGCGATCGGCATCGGCGGCGTACGGACCGGGCTCGCGCAGAACGAGCAGTTCCGGGTGGAGCCGGAGGCGGTCCGCGGCGCGAAGGTACTGGCCGCGGCGTTCCCAGCCGGTACCACGGAACCCCTGATCGTCATCGGAGCTGCCTCGGCGGCCGACAAGATCGTCGCCGCCACCAAGGAGGTCGACGGGGTCGCGCAGGTGCGGCCGGGCCGGCGTACCGCCGAGCTTGCCGAGTTCCAGGTCGTGTTGTCGGCCGAGCCCGGGAGCGAGCAGTCCGCGAGAGTGGTCGAGGAGTTGCGTCAGCGCTTGCACGACCTCGAGTCGGCGCAGGCCCTCGTCGGCGGGGGCGCGGCGGAAGACGTGGACGTGAAGGCAGCGGACCAGCGCGACAGAACGCTGATCATGCCGTTGATCCTCGCGCTGGTAGGGCTCGTCCTGCTCGCACTGCTGCGCTCGCTGCTCGCCCCGGTCTTGCTCGTGCTGACCGTCGTCGCGTCGTTCTTCGCCAGCTTCGGAGCCAGCTGGTGGTTGTTCGAGCACGTCCTGGACTTCCCGGCCCTCGACGGCACGGTGATCCTGCTGTCGTTCCTGTTCCTGGTGGCGCTGGGGGTCGACTACAACATTTTCCTCACCACCCGGGCCCGGGAAGAGGCAGGACGCGACGGCACCAAGGACGGGATGCTCGCCGCGCTGCGCCTGACCGGCGGCGTGATCACCAGCGCGGGACTCCTGCTCGCGGCGGTCTTCGCCGTGCTCGGCGTGCTGCCGCTGATCACGTTGACGCAGGTCGGAGTGATCGTCTGTGTGGGCGTGCTGCTCGACGCGCTGGTGGTGCGCACTGTCGTCGTACCGGCGCTGGTCTTCGTGCTGGGCGACCGCTTCTGGTGGCCGGGCCGCCCTGCTCAGCCCGCCCGGTCAGCCGGCCTTGACGGGCCGGCCGAGAAGGTGACGGAGGGCTGA
- a CDS encoding MarR family winged helix-turn-helix transcriptional regulator, whose product MPTRNPKDGPRDQLVGLVQMLVAEGQRIGHSFAHRHGLHPTDVEALIRVMVADERGAPVTAGELGTELGLTSGTVTSLLDRLARAGHVRRERDAADRRRVIVRSGEAGMELAREFFTPLGVLHRGVIDEFTPAELEVVARYLGATTIAFRSYREQLTAERAGSS is encoded by the coding sequence GTGCCGACGCGCAACCCGAAGGACGGGCCTCGTGACCAGCTCGTCGGCCTGGTGCAGATGCTGGTCGCCGAGGGGCAGCGGATCGGCCACTCCTTCGCGCACCGGCACGGCCTGCACCCCACCGACGTCGAGGCGCTGATCCGGGTGATGGTGGCCGACGAACGCGGGGCACCGGTCACCGCGGGGGAGCTGGGCACCGAGCTGGGTCTGACCTCGGGCACGGTCACCTCGCTGCTGGACCGGCTGGCCCGGGCCGGTCATGTCCGGCGCGAACGCGACGCGGCCGACCGGCGCCGGGTGATCGTGCGGTCCGGGGAGGCCGGGATGGAGCTCGCCCGCGAGTTCTTCACCCCGCTCGGAGTCCTGCACCGCGGTGTCATCGACGAGTTCACCCCCGCCGAGCTGGAGGTGGTCGCGCGCTATCTGGGGGCCACCACCATCGCGTTCCGCAGCTATCGCGAACAGCTGACGGCGGAGCGGGCCGGCTCTTCCTGA
- a CDS encoding LuxR C-terminal-related transcriptional regulator yields the protein MLRPLGLSADAEQVYRCLVQQPRTELPPLAERLGWSLARTEAGVEDLLELALVRYSWENPRELHLVSPEASLVPLLTQHELVLLDRQKEVVASRVAIEQILAEYGDRVASSGYADAERLVGVDNVRLRLEALISEVEFDLMGFSDGGPQSAESLEAARPLDQALLSRGVRMRVVYLESLVNDGPTARYVDWLSERGAQVRTVATLPLRMIVADRKAALVPMDATDSSQGALLIRDAGVVAALRALFEVIWEQSRIFGTCRPGRDAVGLTSQERAVVQLLAEGHTDEVVARRLGVSVRTCRRLMADLMVRLDARSRFQAGVAATRAGWLLDDDPLLSDPVSSDSA from the coding sequence ATGCTGAGACCGCTGGGGCTGTCGGCCGACGCCGAGCAGGTCTATCGCTGTCTGGTGCAGCAGCCCAGGACCGAGCTTCCACCACTGGCCGAGCGGCTGGGCTGGTCGCTGGCGCGCACCGAGGCGGGCGTCGAGGACCTGCTCGAACTCGCGCTGGTGCGCTACTCCTGGGAGAACCCGCGGGAGCTGCACCTGGTCAGCCCGGAGGCGAGCCTGGTCCCGCTGCTGACCCAGCACGAGCTCGTGCTGCTGGACCGGCAGAAGGAGGTCGTCGCCAGCCGGGTCGCGATCGAGCAGATCTTGGCCGAGTACGGCGACCGGGTCGCCTCCTCGGGGTACGCCGACGCCGAGCGGCTGGTCGGCGTCGACAACGTGCGGCTCCGGCTGGAAGCCCTGATCAGCGAGGTCGAGTTCGACCTGATGGGGTTCTCCGACGGTGGACCGCAGTCGGCGGAGAGCCTGGAGGCGGCGCGGCCGCTGGACCAGGCGCTGCTGAGTCGCGGTGTGCGGATGCGGGTGGTCTACCTGGAGAGCCTGGTCAACGACGGTCCCACCGCGCGGTACGTCGACTGGTTGTCCGAGCGTGGCGCGCAGGTCCGCACGGTGGCAACGCTGCCACTGCGGATGATCGTGGCCGACCGCAAGGCCGCACTGGTGCCGATGGACGCGACGGACAGCTCCCAGGGTGCACTGCTGATCCGCGACGCCGGTGTGGTCGCCGCGCTGCGGGCCTTGTTCGAGGTGATCTGGGAGCAGAGCAGAATCTTCGGCACCTGCCGGCCCGGCCGGGACGCGGTAGGGCTGACCAGTCAGGAGCGGGCCGTCGTCCAGTTGCTGGCCGAGGGGCACACCGACGAGGTGGTGGCTCGCCGGCTCGGCGTCTCGGTGCGGACCTGCCGCCGGTTGATGGCCGACCTGATGGTGCGGCTCGACGCTCGCAGCCGCTTCCAGGCCGGGGTCGCGGCGACTCGCGCCGGGTGGTTGCTGGACGACGATCCACTGCTGTCCGATCCGGTGAGCTCCGACTCGGCCTGA
- a CDS encoding acyl-CoA dehydrogenase family protein, translating to MSHPPYLLAAELDGRLGDPADPEQLFSSERCRVLEGRDEFPAELCDVLDEHGLSAYYVPEEHGGRLRDYEDVFQLLRTVARRDITVAVAHGTSYVEAVPVWIAGSPERAAGLAADLLAGRRPVAATEAPPTAAKLHGIRGADRGHLAAQGKPVDGLGDSGSQLAMKSRLLTWVVDAAVSLGAVDHGLRLTLDRVFGATMHGLRLIDLPQIRRAVTAAYADLLASEAVALVATRSIQATPGELAVVAPAASAYLRERSSELLELAIELSDEEDVAKLLRDHQTVGALCDTPLRGLRCIAGQRPLLTRSSGDLAESAAATLTAVLPTLRADRLQLVSRSGCSLVNTLPGAVAELESLARAGVVSDQLAGSAAVLRDLVTELHDRWGEEPGSLDLARRYTLCFAAAACLQVWLRNYEDHREDELWTGGVWLEACLVRLLGQLQAEPVGRCETVQIAYGRLMQVMARQWRLDQRLSLIPWLVAGRPGPA from the coding sequence ATGAGCCATCCGCCGTACCTGCTGGCGGCCGAACTGGACGGCAGGCTTGGCGACCCCGCCGATCCGGAGCAGCTGTTCTCGTCGGAGCGGTGCCGGGTGCTGGAGGGCCGCGACGAGTTCCCGGCCGAGCTGTGCGACGTACTGGATGAGCACGGCCTGTCCGCGTACTACGTGCCGGAAGAGCACGGCGGCCGGCTACGGGACTACGAGGACGTGTTCCAGCTCCTGCGCACGGTGGCTCGTCGCGACATCACCGTCGCGGTCGCGCACGGCACCTCGTACGTCGAGGCGGTGCCGGTCTGGATCGCCGGGTCACCGGAGCGAGCAGCTGGACTGGCCGCCGACCTGCTTGCCGGGCGACGGCCGGTCGCGGCAACCGAGGCTCCCCCGACCGCTGCCAAGCTGCACGGCATCCGTGGAGCCGACCGCGGCCACTTGGCAGCGCAGGGCAAGCCGGTTGACGGTCTGGGCGACAGCGGTTCACAGCTGGCGATGAAGAGCCGGCTACTGACCTGGGTAGTCGATGCCGCCGTCTCGCTCGGAGCCGTCGACCACGGGCTGCGGCTGACCCTCGACCGCGTGTTCGGTGCCACCATGCACGGTCTCCGGCTGATCGACCTGCCGCAGATCCGCCGCGCCGTCACAGCGGCCTATGCCGACCTGCTGGCCTCCGAGGCCGTCGCGTTGGTGGCCACGCGCAGCATTCAAGCGACGCCGGGCGAACTGGCCGTCGTGGCGCCGGCCGCGTCGGCGTACCTGCGTGAGCGCAGTAGTGAACTGCTGGAGCTGGCGATCGAGCTGAGCGACGAAGAGGACGTGGCCAAGCTGCTGCGCGATCACCAGACTGTGGGCGCCCTGTGCGATACGCCGCTACGAGGGCTGCGCTGCATTGCCGGACAACGGCCGCTCCTGACGCGCTCGTCCGGCGACCTGGCGGAGTCGGCAGCCGCGACACTGACCGCCGTACTGCCTACTCTGCGGGCCGATCGCCTTCAGTTGGTGTCCCGCTCGGGGTGTTCGCTGGTCAACACTTTGCCGGGCGCGGTGGCGGAGTTGGAGTCGCTGGCCCGCGCGGGGGTGGTCAGCGACCAATTGGCCGGGAGCGCCGCAGTACTGCGGGACCTGGTGACGGAGCTGCACGACCGGTGGGGTGAGGAGCCGGGGTCGCTCGACCTCGCTCGCCGCTACACGCTGTGCTTCGCCGCGGCCGCTTGTCTGCAGGTCTGGCTGCGCAACTACGAAGACCACCGCGAGGACGAACTGTGGACGGGGGGCGTGTGGCTCGAGGCGTGCCTGGTCAGGCTGCTCGGTCAACTGCAGGCCGAGCCCGTCGGCCGGTGCGAGACGGTGCAGATCGCGTACGGACGGCTGATGCAGGTGATGGCACGACAGTGGCGACTGGACCAGCGACTCTCTCTCATCCCCTGGTTGGTGGCCGGGCGTCCGGGGCCAGCGTGA